In Capillimicrobium parvum, a genomic segment contains:
- a CDS encoding DNA polymerase III subunit alpha produces the protein MRDTVLETCEHLFALSYVELHLHSAYSFLDGASMPDEIVPAALELGHRALALTDHNSLSGAMEFAQSAQALGLRALHGAEIDVRDGAGARAADGDELTRHLTLLVRDATGWRNLCRLLTAAHADTRVPGRPGWIGEPSVTLDEVAAHAEGLVCLSGCASRGVRDEPTMRRLLEVFGPDRFRVELQRPFARHDRALNRGLESLARRLGVPCVATGNVHAHTRARARLQDAFVAIREHSTLDASEPLRRGNHAHVLASPEAMAARFADHPDAVAETARLAETLGFDLTQDLGYRYPGSEDETASRRLAELCSARLQERYPPGHRLRSEAVARLEEELRVIDLLGLPGFFLLHHELLELAREVAAEVRDGAAARSLLPPGRGRGSSVSSIVCYLTGLSHVDPLENALALGRFLNEELTSLPDIDLDFPRDVREVLIPRVHDRYGRDRSALVAAFPTFKARGAIRELGKALGLPPGEIERVARASEGWGATGVGKDIAVALGEGRVDSDPPNRWRWLADLSAEASGLPRHLSQHSGGMIVATRPLIDCCPVLPAAMEGRQMVQWDKDSCSDAGFLKIDLLGLGMLSAVERCVELIARRRGETIDLSRIPFDDAETYGAIQRAETTGVFQIESRAQMGSLRRTRPENLDDLTIQVAIVRPGPIVGGAVNPYIERKQRLRVDPDFEVPYDHPSLEPVLRDTLGTIIFQDQVLEVAQAFAGFSVGEAEGLRRAMSRKRSAAAIESHHRRFVEGAMARHAGVDEALAERVWHMVVGFSGFGFPKAHGAAFGLLAYQSTWLRVHYGPEFLCALLDEQPMGFYPPDALVHEAQRRGIEILPPDVNRSAAGCTVTAEGAVRVGLGYVLGVRKDEIEALVAERERGGPFRSIEDLASRAGAGRPALEQLAWSGACDGLVPGAVARRTALWQLGVAAPAVPVGEHGMQLSLALDLPQPPALGALDDWDALVADYATTGMAVAHHPFELLRPHLKRDRVVSSRDLASLRHGAEVRIGGLVMARQRPATANGVCFLLLEDEFGTVNLVVPPPVYERDRLTVRSEPLVVAEGRLERYASAGGAINFVVRRLRALEVPVGRLAEVRDLPTRRGRHLEPVPDDAAGEPVAEPAVAAGAAGSFRAVAPPVQSFAGGRSR, from the coding sequence GTGCGTGACACCGTCCTGGAGACATGCGAACATCTGTTCGCCTTGTCCTACGTCGAGCTCCACCTGCACTCCGCCTACTCCTTCCTCGACGGTGCATCGATGCCCGACGAGATCGTGCCCGCCGCGCTCGAGCTCGGCCATCGCGCGCTGGCGCTGACCGACCACAACTCGCTGTCGGGGGCGATGGAGTTCGCGCAGTCCGCACAGGCCCTGGGTCTGCGGGCGCTGCACGGGGCCGAGATCGACGTGCGCGACGGGGCGGGCGCGCGGGCCGCGGACGGCGACGAGCTGACGCGCCACCTGACGCTCCTGGTGCGCGACGCGACCGGCTGGCGCAACCTCTGCCGGCTGCTGACCGCGGCCCATGCGGACACGCGGGTGCCGGGGCGGCCCGGCTGGATCGGTGAGCCGAGCGTCACCCTGGACGAGGTGGCCGCGCACGCCGAGGGGCTCGTCTGCCTGAGCGGCTGCGCCTCGCGAGGGGTGCGCGACGAGCCGACGATGCGCCGGCTGCTGGAGGTCTTCGGGCCCGATCGCTTCCGGGTCGAGCTGCAGCGGCCGTTCGCCCGTCACGACCGTGCCCTCAACCGCGGGCTCGAGTCGCTGGCCCGGCGCCTCGGCGTCCCGTGCGTGGCCACCGGGAACGTCCACGCGCACACGCGCGCGCGCGCTCGCCTCCAGGACGCGTTCGTGGCGATCCGCGAGCACTCGACCCTCGACGCCTCCGAGCCCCTGCGCCGCGGCAACCACGCGCACGTCCTGGCGTCGCCGGAGGCGATGGCCGCCCGCTTCGCCGACCACCCGGACGCGGTGGCGGAGACGGCGCGCCTGGCCGAGACGCTCGGGTTCGACCTCACCCAGGATCTCGGCTACCGCTATCCCGGGTCCGAGGACGAGACGGCGAGCCGGCGCCTGGCCGAGCTGTGCTCCGCGCGCCTGCAGGAGCGCTATCCACCGGGGCACCGCCTGCGCTCGGAGGCCGTGGCGCGGCTCGAGGAGGAGCTGCGGGTCATCGACCTGCTCGGGCTGCCGGGGTTCTTCCTCCTGCATCACGAGCTGCTCGAGCTGGCGCGCGAGGTCGCCGCCGAGGTGCGCGACGGCGCCGCCGCCCGCTCGCTGCTGCCGCCCGGGCGCGGGCGCGGGTCCAGCGTGTCGTCGATCGTCTGCTATCTCACCGGGCTCTCGCACGTCGACCCGCTGGAGAACGCGCTGGCGCTGGGGCGCTTCCTCAACGAGGAGCTCACCTCGCTGCCCGACATCGACCTCGACTTCCCGCGCGACGTGCGCGAGGTGCTGATCCCGCGCGTGCACGACCGCTACGGCCGCGACCGCTCCGCGCTCGTCGCCGCCTTCCCGACCTTCAAGGCGCGCGGGGCGATCCGCGAGCTCGGCAAGGCGCTCGGGCTGCCGCCGGGGGAGATCGAGCGGGTCGCACGGGCCTCGGAGGGCTGGGGTGCGACGGGCGTCGGCAAGGATATCGCCGTGGCGCTGGGGGAGGGGCGCGTGGACTCGGACCCGCCCAACCGCTGGCGCTGGCTGGCGGACCTCTCGGCCGAGGCGTCCGGGCTGCCGCGCCACCTCTCGCAGCACTCGGGCGGGATGATCGTGGCGACGCGCCCGCTGATCGACTGCTGCCCCGTGCTGCCGGCGGCGATGGAGGGCAGGCAGATGGTGCAGTGGGACAAGGACTCCTGCTCGGACGCCGGCTTTCTGAAGATCGACCTGCTCGGGCTCGGGATGCTGTCGGCGGTCGAGCGCTGCGTCGAGCTGATAGCGCGGCGGCGGGGGGAGACGATCGACCTCTCGCGCATCCCCTTCGACGACGCCGAGACGTACGGGGCGATCCAGCGGGCCGAGACCACCGGGGTCTTCCAGATCGAGAGCCGGGCGCAGATGGGGTCGCTGCGCCGCACCCGGCCGGAGAATCTCGACGACCTCACCATCCAGGTGGCGATCGTGCGGCCGGGGCCGATCGTCGGCGGGGCGGTCAACCCCTACATCGAGCGCAAGCAGCGCCTCCGCGTGGACCCGGACTTCGAGGTGCCCTACGACCATCCGTCGCTCGAGCCCGTGCTGCGCGACACGCTCGGCACGATCATCTTCCAGGACCAGGTGCTCGAGGTGGCGCAGGCGTTCGCCGGGTTCTCGGTCGGGGAGGCCGAGGGGCTGCGCCGGGCGATGAGCCGCAAGCGCTCGGCGGCGGCGATCGAGAGCCATCACCGGCGCTTCGTCGAGGGCGCGATGGCGCGTCATGCCGGCGTCGACGAGGCGCTGGCCGAGCGTGTCTGGCACATGGTCGTCGGCTTCTCGGGCTTCGGCTTCCCCAAGGCGCACGGGGCGGCGTTCGGGCTGCTGGCCTACCAGTCGACCTGGCTGCGCGTCCACTACGGCCCGGAGTTCCTCTGCGCGCTGCTCGACGAGCAGCCGATGGGCTTCTATCCGCCCGATGCGCTGGTGCACGAGGCCCAGCGGCGAGGCATCGAGATCCTGCCGCCGGACGTCAACCGCAGTGCGGCCGGCTGCACGGTGACGGCCGAGGGGGCGGTCCGCGTCGGCCTGGGCTACGTGCTCGGTGTGCGCAAGGACGAAATCGAGGCGCTCGTGGCGGAGCGCGAGCGCGGCGGCCCCTTCCGTTCCATCGAGGACCTCGCCTCACGTGCGGGCGCGGGGCGCCCGGCGCTCGAGCAGCTCGCCTGGTCGGGGGCGTGCGACGGGCTGGTGCCCGGCGCGGTCGCGCGGCGGACCGCGCTGTGGCAGCTCGGCGTGGCGGCCCCCGCGGTGCCCGTCGGCGAGCACGGGATGCAGCTGTCGCTGGCGCTTGACCTTCCGCAGCCTCCGGCGCTCGGCGCGCTCGACGACTGGGACGCGCTGGTGGCCGACTACGCGACGACCGGCATGGCGGTCGCCCACCATCCCTTCGAGCTCCTGCGTCCGCACCTCAAGCGCGACCGGGTCGTCTCCAGCCGGGACCTGGCGTCGCTGCGCCATGGTGCCGAGGTCCGGATCGGCGGCCTGGTCATGGCCCGCCAGCGCCCGGCGACCGCCAACGGCGTGTGCTTCCTGCTGCTGGAGGACGAGTTCGGCACGGTCAACCTCGTCGTGCCGCCGCCGGTGTACGAGCGCGACCGGCTCACGGTGCGGTCGGAGCCGCTCGTCGTCGCCGAGGGCCGGCTCGAGCGCTACGCCTCGGCGGGCGGGGCGATCAACTTCGTCGTCCGCCGGCTGCGGGCGCTGGAGGTCCCGGTCGGCCGGCTGGCCGAGGTGCGCGACCTACCCACGCGCCGGGGCCGTCACCTCGAGCCCGTGCCCGACGATGCGGCGGGGGAACCGGTGGCCGAGCCGGCGGTCGCCGCCGGGGCCGCGGGGTCGTTTCGCGCGGTCGCGCCGCCGGTGCAGAGCTTCGCGGGTGGGCGCAGCAGATGA
- a CDS encoding c-type cytochrome translates to MDLTNAQAHGRELFTHNCATCHTLAASNAVGLVGPNLDNLRPNEALVLNAIHQGRARGQGQMPANLVTAQDAKDVAAYVSAVAGR, encoded by the coding sequence GTGGACCTCACCAACGCCCAGGCCCACGGCCGCGAGCTCTTCACCCACAACTGCGCGACCTGTCACACGCTGGCAGCGTCCAACGCGGTCGGCTTGGTCGGGCCCAACCTCGACAACCTGCGGCCCAACGAGGCCCTCGTGCTCAACGCGATCCACCAGGGTCGGGCGCGCGGCCAAGGCCAGATGCCGGCCAACCTGGTGACCGCCCAGGACGCCAAGGACGTCGCCGCGTACGTGTCGGCCGTCGCCGGCAGGTAG
- a CDS encoding TraR/DksA family transcriptional regulator, producing the protein MEEARARELLRVERERIERSIAAIERPDADDGDDGDPHIEQHIADQGSDLYDKEFAVGQLGDLRDQLAAVERAEKRLAEGSFGLSVESGQPIPDARLEAVPTAERTVAEQAAWERGG; encoded by the coding sequence ATGGAAGAAGCAAGAGCGCGCGAGCTCTTGCGGGTCGAGCGCGAGCGCATCGAGCGCTCGATCGCCGCGATCGAGCGCCCAGACGCCGACGACGGCGACGACGGCGACCCGCACATCGAGCAGCACATCGCCGACCAGGGCTCCGATCTGTACGACAAGGAGTTCGCCGTGGGTCAGCTCGGAGACCTGCGCGACCAGCTCGCCGCGGTCGAGCGCGCCGAGAAGCGGCTCGCAGAGGGCAGCTTCGGCCTGTCGGTCGAGAGCGGCCAGCCGATTCCCGACGCCCGCCTCGAAGCGGTCCCCACCGCGGAGCGCACGGTCGCAGAGCAGGCCGCGTGGGAGCGCGGCGGCTGA
- a CDS encoding carboxymuconolactone decarboxylase family protein has protein sequence MSRFPVHDELTAPDGSVPVLRGALATAGQLPNFLGVLAGSPAALRGYARFRGELRHGSLTRPTLERISLAVAQHHRSQPGLALHARTARAVGIGIDEVALAREFDSGDPEQAALLHYLRPLVEGDGPPMHLHEEAREAGWSDEQLLEAIAFVALESFTAMVNVAGDVPVDGSMEETRQLRAA, from the coding sequence ATGAGCAGGTTCCCCGTCCACGACGAGCTGACGGCGCCGGATGGCTCCGTCCCGGTCCTGCGCGGTGCGCTCGCCACCGCCGGTCAGCTGCCCAACTTCCTCGGCGTCCTCGCGGGGTCGCCGGCCGCGCTGCGCGGGTACGCCCGCTTCCGTGGCGAGCTGCGGCACGGCTCGCTGACGCGCCCGACGCTCGAGCGCATCTCGCTCGCGGTGGCCCAGCACCACCGCTCGCAGCCGGGCCTCGCGCTGCACGCACGCACGGCTCGCGCCGTCGGCATCGGCATCGACGAGGTCGCGCTCGCCCGCGAGTTCGACTCCGGCGATCCGGAGCAGGCGGCGCTGCTGCACTACCTGCGCCCGCTCGTCGAGGGTGACGGCCCGCCGATGCACCTCCACGAGGAGGCGCGCGAGGCGGGGTGGAGCGACGAGCAGCTGCTCGAGGCGATCGCGTTCGTCGCGCTCGAGTCCTTCACCGCCATGGTCAACGTCGCCGGGGACGTTCCGGTGGACGGCTCGATGGAGGAGACTCGCCAACTCCGGGCGGCGTAG
- a CDS encoding winged helix-turn-helix transcriptional regulator, whose amino-acid sequence MELREGEQEQQRVAADCGCCPHLHEAVELIGRRWTGAILEVLRQDGPLRFSEVVGAIPGLSDRLCSERVKELEARGIIERTVHPGPPIRVEYALTDMGQALEPVLGSLATWAREWLATTPDAGRPG is encoded by the coding sequence ATGGAGCTCCGCGAGGGGGAGCAGGAGCAGCAGCGGGTGGCGGCGGACTGCGGCTGCTGTCCCCACCTGCACGAGGCTGTCGAGCTGATCGGCCGGCGCTGGACCGGCGCGATCCTCGAGGTGCTCCGGCAGGACGGGCCGCTGCGCTTCTCGGAGGTCGTCGGCGCGATCCCGGGCCTCTCCGACCGCCTCTGCTCCGAGCGGGTCAAGGAGCTCGAGGCCCGCGGCATCATCGAGCGCACCGTCCATCCCGGCCCGCCGATCCGCGTCGAGTACGCGCTGACCGACATGGGGCAGGCCCTCGAGCCGGTGCTCGGCTCGCTGGCGACGTGGGCGCGCGAGTGGCTGGCGACGACACCTGACGCTGGACGACCGGGCTGA
- a CDS encoding glutamine synthetase family protein, with protein MPDQPQNAADVRALVDEHDIRFLRLWFTDILGQLKSFSINAAELDDAFENGMGFDGSSITGFNAIEESDMVAVPDPRTFAVLPWRPTDQGVARIFCDIHTPERTPYEGDPRQVLRRALDRAEQMGFDTFNVGPELEYFLFKDNKSTEVLDEGGYFDLTTLDAGSDVRRETVLALEQLGIHVEYSHHEVGPSQHEVDMRYGPALKMADDCMTYRITVKEIAMKYGWHATFMPKPLFGENGSGMHTHQSLFKDGSNAFYDPDDQYFLSDAGKAFIAGQLKHAREISAIFAQWVNSYKRLVPGYEAPVYVAWSRRNRSALVRVPLYRPGHEQSTRMELRCPDPACNPYLTFAVLLQAGLEGIEKGYELPEPMEKNLYHLAPDDRKRLGIEQLPETLGEAIEITAESELVLRTLGEHMFNRFVEIKRQEWDDYRVQVTPWELDRYLPVL; from the coding sequence ATGCCAGACCAGCCGCAGAATGCCGCCGACGTCAGGGCGCTCGTCGACGAGCATGACATCCGCTTCCTGCGCCTCTGGTTCACCGACATCCTCGGCCAGCTGAAGTCGTTCTCGATCAACGCCGCGGAGCTCGACGACGCGTTCGAGAACGGCATGGGCTTCGACGGCTCGTCGATCACCGGCTTCAACGCGATCGAGGAGTCCGACATGGTCGCGGTGCCCGATCCCCGGACCTTCGCCGTCCTGCCCTGGCGCCCGACCGACCAGGGCGTCGCCCGCATCTTCTGCGACATCCACACCCCCGAGCGCACCCCCTACGAGGGCGACCCGCGACAGGTGCTGCGCCGCGCGCTCGACCGCGCCGAGCAGATGGGCTTCGACACCTTCAACGTCGGTCCCGAGCTCGAGTACTTCCTGTTCAAGGACAACAAGTCCACCGAGGTGCTCGACGAGGGCGGCTACTTCGACCTGACGACGCTCGACGCGGGCTCCGACGTGCGCCGCGAGACCGTCCTGGCGCTCGAGCAGCTCGGCATCCACGTGGAGTACTCCCATCACGAGGTCGGCCCGTCGCAGCACGAGGTCGACATGCGCTACGGGCCGGCGCTGAAGATGGCCGACGACTGCATGACGTACCGCATCACGGTCAAGGAGATCGCGATGAAGTACGGCTGGCACGCGACGTTCATGCCCAAGCCGCTGTTCGGCGAGAACGGGTCGGGCATGCACACCCACCAGTCGCTGTTCAAGGACGGCAGCAACGCCTTCTACGACCCCGACGACCAGTACTTCCTCTCCGACGCGGGCAAGGCGTTCATCGCCGGCCAGCTCAAGCATGCGCGCGAGATCTCGGCGATCTTCGCCCAGTGGGTGAACTCCTACAAGCGGCTCGTGCCCGGCTACGAGGCGCCGGTCTACGTGGCATGGTCGCGGCGCAACCGCTCGGCTCTCGTGCGCGTGCCGCTGTACCGGCCCGGCCACGAGCAGTCGACGCGCATGGAGCTGCGCTGCCCCGACCCCGCCTGCAACCCGTACCTCACGTTCGCGGTGCTGCTGCAGGCCGGGCTCGAGGGGATCGAGAAGGGCTACGAGCTCCCCGAGCCGATGGAGAAGAACCTCTACCACCTTGCGCCCGACGACCGTAAGCGGCTCGGCATCGAGCAGCTGCCCGAGACGCTCGGCGAGGCGATCGAGATCACCGCCGAGTCGGAGCTCGTCCTGCGCACGCTCGGCGAGCACATGTTCAACCGCTTCGTCGAGATCAAGCGCCAGGAGTGGGACGACTACCGCGTGCAGGTCACGCCGTGGGAGCTCGACCGCTACCTGCCGGTGCTGTGA
- a CDS encoding thioredoxin domain-containing protein, whose product MANALAHETSPYLLQHRDNPVAWMPWGEEALTRARERDVPLLVSIGYSACHWCHVMERESFEDEAVAALMNEHFVCVKVDREERPDVDALYMEAVQAMTGHGGWPLNVFVTPDQVPFFGGTYFPPQPRMNMPSWPQVLQAVADAWRDRRPEIETQGAQLRERLAASASLRPSDAPLSTAQLEQAVAALRESYDPRHGGWGGAPKFPSASVIDFLLGQGETEMSIATLRAMATGGMHDLVGGGFARYSTDATWTVPHFEKMLYDNALLARAYLHGWQVSGDDLLRRTVHDTLDWMLREMRAPGGAFWSALDADSEGVEGRFYAWTVDQLRAALGGDAEAAIAWFGATHRGNFEGANVLEARGPEPPGDVRARVLARLLEVRAQRVRPGLDDKLLTSWNALAIAALAEAGAVLRREDYLDAARTAAEYLLRVHRDPGGRLLRTSKDADARLNAYLEDHAFLVEALVVLYEATWEPRWLHEARELADAMVARFADEENGGFFSTSSDHQELVARRRDLEDTPIPSGSSSAAVGLLRLYALTGRAEYEERAQSVLALVHEIAPKHPAAFGHLLQAMAFAIGPTREVAIVGPQTDADALARVVRDTYRPRVVLAGGPAANDAVPLLEGRTPVDGDAAAYVCERFACQRPVTGPVELERLLADA is encoded by the coding sequence ATGGCGAACGCGCTCGCCCACGAGACGTCGCCGTACCTGCTCCAGCACCGCGACAACCCGGTCGCCTGGATGCCGTGGGGCGAGGAGGCGCTGACCCGTGCCCGCGAGCGCGACGTCCCGCTGCTCGTGTCGATCGGCTACTCGGCCTGCCACTGGTGCCACGTCATGGAGCGCGAGTCGTTCGAGGACGAGGCGGTCGCCGCGCTGATGAACGAGCACTTCGTCTGCGTGAAGGTCGACCGCGAGGAGCGCCCGGACGTCGACGCGCTCTACATGGAGGCGGTGCAGGCGATGACCGGGCACGGCGGCTGGCCGCTGAACGTGTTCGTCACGCCCGACCAGGTGCCGTTCTTCGGCGGGACGTACTTCCCGCCGCAGCCGCGGATGAACATGCCGAGCTGGCCGCAGGTGCTGCAGGCCGTCGCGGACGCGTGGCGCGATCGCCGCCCGGAGATCGAGACGCAGGGGGCGCAGCTGCGCGAGCGGCTCGCGGCGTCCGCGTCCCTGCGGCCGTCGGATGCTCCGCTGTCGACGGCACAGCTCGAGCAGGCGGTGGCGGCGCTGCGCGAGTCCTACGACCCGCGGCACGGCGGGTGGGGCGGCGCGCCGAAGTTCCCGTCCGCGTCGGTGATCGACTTCCTGCTCGGTCAGGGCGAGACGGAGATGTCGATCGCCACCCTGCGCGCGATGGCGACGGGCGGCATGCACGACCTCGTCGGCGGCGGCTTCGCCCGGTACTCGACCGACGCGACGTGGACCGTGCCGCACTTCGAGAAGATGCTCTACGACAACGCGCTGCTCGCACGCGCGTACCTGCACGGCTGGCAGGTGTCGGGCGATGACCTGCTGCGGCGCACGGTCCACGACACGCTCGACTGGATGCTGCGCGAGATGCGCGCGCCGGGCGGCGCGTTCTGGTCCGCGCTCGACGCGGACTCCGAGGGCGTCGAGGGCAGGTTCTACGCGTGGACGGTCGACCAGCTGCGCGCGGCGCTCGGCGGGGACGCCGAGGCGGCGATCGCCTGGTTCGGCGCGACCCACCGCGGCAACTTCGAGGGCGCCAACGTGCTCGAGGCCCGTGGGCCGGAGCCGCCCGGCGACGTGCGCGCGCGGGTGCTGGCGCGGCTGCTCGAGGTGCGCGCGCAGCGCGTGCGCCCCGGGCTCGACGACAAGCTGCTGACGTCGTGGAACGCGCTGGCGATCGCCGCGCTCGCGGAGGCCGGCGCGGTGCTGCGGCGCGAGGACTACCTCGACGCGGCACGGACCGCGGCCGAGTACCTGCTGCGGGTGCATCGCGATCCCGGCGGGCGTCTGCTGCGCACGTCGAAGGACGCCGACGCGCGCCTGAACGCGTATCTCGAGGACCACGCGTTCCTCGTCGAGGCGCTCGTCGTGCTCTACGAGGCGACGTGGGAGCCGCGGTGGCTTCACGAGGCGCGGGAACTGGCGGACGCGATGGTCGCCCGGTTCGCCGACGAGGAGAACGGCGGGTTCTTCTCCACCTCCTCCGATCACCAGGAGCTCGTCGCCCGGCGCCGGGACCTCGAGGACACGCCGATCCCGTCGGGGTCGTCGAGCGCCGCCGTCGGTCTGCTGCGGCTGTACGCCCTGACCGGCCGCGCGGAGTACGAGGAGCGCGCCCAGTCGGTGCTCGCGCTCGTCCACGAGATCGCACCGAAGCACCCGGCGGCGTTCGGCCACCTGCTGCAGGCCATGGCGTTCGCGATCGGGCCCACGCGCGAGGTGGCGATCGTGGGCCCGCAGACCGACGCGGACGCGCTCGCGCGGGTGGTCCGCGACACCTACCGGCCGCGTGTCGTGCTGGCCGGCGGCCCGGCCGCGAACGACGCGGTGCCGCTGCTCGAGGGACGCACGCCGGTCGACGGCGACGCGGCCGCGTACGTGTGCGAGCGGTTCGCCTGTCAGCGGCCGGTGACCGGCCCGGTCGAACTCGAGCGCCTGCTCGCGGACGCCTGA
- a CDS encoding alpha/beta hydrolase: MRSARRTVWTGLGGVAASLALAAAGPTGTSAAFEEAPCGEDDLQCSHVTVPLDRTGALPGSVALDVRRLPAGAAPTRTAFVVLLGGPGQVASASAPALAADLGGVRGDRDLVLFDERGVGGSGALRCPGLLRPSGSGALGCATRLGALRGEFTTAADVEDLEAIRVAGGYEQVVLYGASYGTKVALEYAAARPERVEALILDSTVTPEGPDPLQLSTFAALPRVVRSVCSGGACRGVTADPAGDVRRLARRLGRRPLRGRFVDADGRRRRATLSPADLLTILSAGDVDPVLRSAVPAAVHAALHGDPAAFVRLRAQLGGRDSRAAAAGGINRARFVATTCEETLFPWDRTAPPATRAAQAGARIRAMPRKRYAPFDWSTVIAAGILPLCVQWPVASPAPAPVTLPAGLRALLLAGGEDLRTPLEDAQAVAARLGPAAQVVVLPHAGHSVLGSDVSGCANAAVVAFLSGTPPGSCETVERLLDPARPAPRSVGSVPPYPGLHGRAGRIVTTASRTVADAARRRLSERVQGTGVRRFGGLRGGTASIEPDGLRLHGYVYVPRVAVTGIIPDDTMRPIELRIQAHGASGRIRAGGGRVTGRIGGRRISVSTSRTSAAAASFERDAVRGLAASPLRVP; the protein is encoded by the coding sequence GTGCGAAGCGCGAGGCGCACGGTGTGGACGGGGCTGGGCGGCGTGGCGGCGAGCCTGGCTCTGGCGGCGGCCGGGCCCACCGGCACGTCCGCCGCGTTCGAGGAGGCGCCCTGTGGCGAGGACGACCTGCAATGCAGCCATGTGACGGTCCCGCTGGACCGGACCGGCGCCCTGCCCGGGTCCGTGGCGCTCGACGTGCGGCGGCTCCCGGCCGGCGCGGCGCCGACGCGGACCGCCTTCGTCGTCCTGCTCGGCGGGCCGGGACAGGTGGCGAGCGCGAGCGCCCCGGCGCTGGCCGCCGACCTGGGCGGCGTGCGCGGGGACCGCGACCTCGTGCTGTTCGACGAGCGCGGCGTCGGCGGGTCGGGCGCCCTGCGCTGCCCGGGGCTCCTGCGTCCGTCCGGCTCGGGCGCGCTCGGCTGCGCCACGCGGCTGGGCGCGCTGCGCGGCGAGTTCACGACGGCGGCCGACGTCGAGGACCTCGAGGCGATCCGCGTCGCCGGCGGCTACGAGCAGGTCGTGCTCTACGGGGCGTCGTACGGGACGAAGGTCGCGCTCGAGTACGCGGCGGCGCGCCCCGAGCGCGTCGAGGCGCTCATCCTCGACTCGACCGTGACGCCGGAGGGGCCCGATCCGCTGCAGCTGTCGACGTTCGCCGCGCTGCCGCGGGTCGTGCGCAGCGTGTGCTCCGGCGGCGCGTGCCGCGGCGTGACGGCCGATCCGGCGGGCGACGTTCGCCGGCTGGCGCGCCGGCTGGGCCGGCGGCCGCTGCGCGGACGGTTCGTCGATGCCGACGGGAGGCGACGGCGGGCGACGCTCTCCCCCGCGGACCTGCTGACGATCCTCTCCGCCGGCGACGTCGATCCGGTCCTGCGCTCGGCGGTGCCCGCCGCGGTCCACGCGGCACTGCACGGCGACCCCGCCGCGTTCGTCCGCCTGCGCGCTCAGCTCGGCGGGCGGGACTCGCGCGCCGCCGCGGCCGGCGGGATCAACCGCGCTCGCTTCGTGGCGACGACGTGCGAGGAGACGCTGTTTCCATGGGACCGCACCGCGCCGCCCGCGACCCGGGCCGCGCAGGCCGGGGCGCGCATCCGCGCGATGCCGCGCAAGCGCTACGCGCCCTTCGACTGGAGCACGGTCATCGCCGCCGGCATCCTGCCGCTGTGCGTGCAGTGGCCGGTGGCCTCGCCGGCACCGGCTCCCGTCACGCTGCCGGCCGGGCTGCGCGCGCTGCTGCTCGCCGGCGGCGAGGATCTGCGCACGCCGCTCGAGGACGCGCAGGCGGTGGCCGCCCGGCTCGGCCCGGCGGCGCAGGTCGTCGTGCTGCCGCACGCCGGCCACTCGGTGCTCGGCTCCGATGTCTCGGGCTGCGCGAACGCCGCCGTCGTCGCGTTCCTGTCCGGGACGCCGCCGGGCTCCTGCGAGACGGTCGAGCGCCTGCTGGACCCCGCGCGCCCGGCGCCGCGGTCCGTCGGGTCGGTGCCGCCGTATCCGGGGCTGCACGGCCGGGCGGGGCGCATCGTCACGACGGCGAGCCGCACGGTCGCCGACGCCGCACGGCGGCGCCTGTCGGAGCGCGTGCAGGGCACGGGCGTCCGCCGATTCGGCGGCCTGCGCGGCGGGACGGCGAGCATCGAGCCGGACGGGCTGCGGCTGCACGGCTACGTGTACGTGCCCCGCGTCGCCGTGACCGGCATCATCCCCGACGACACCATGCGCCCGATCGAGCTTCGCATCCAGGCCCACGGCGCCTCCGGCCGCATCCGTGCGGGCGGCGGGCGCGTCACGGGCCGGATCGGCGGTCGGCGCATCTCGGTCAGCACGTCGCGCACCTCGGCGGCCGCGGCGTCGTTCGAGCGCGACGCGGTCCGGGGCCTGGCCGCCTCGCCGCTGCGGGTGCCGTGA
- a CDS encoding Rid family detoxifying hydrolase, with translation MSHHRHAVTAIEAPAAIGPYSHAVRTGGLLFCSGQIPLDPSSGELVGASPGEQARQCLENLAAVCAAGGAGLADAVQVTVYLTDMGAFAEVNEVYAGFFEGDPPARVAIGVAALPKGAQVEVAAVVALPDE, from the coding sequence ATGTCTCATCACCGTCACGCCGTCACCGCAATCGAGGCGCCCGCGGCGATCGGGCCCTACTCGCACGCCGTCCGCACGGGCGGCCTGCTGTTCTGCTCCGGCCAGATCCCGCTCGACCCGTCCAGCGGGGAGCTCGTCGGAGCGTCGCCGGGCGAGCAGGCGCGCCAGTGCCTGGAGAACCTCGCCGCAGTATGCGCCGCCGGGGGCGCCGGCCTGGCCGATGCCGTCCAGGTGACCGTCTACCTGACCGACATGGGCGCCTTCGCCGAGGTCAACGAGGTCTACGCCGGCTTCTTCGAGGGCGACCCGCCGGCGCGCGTGGCGATCGGAGTCGCCGCGCTGCCGAAGGGGGCGCAGGTCGAGGTGGCCGCCGTGGTCGCGCTGCCGGACGAGTGA